The following proteins are co-located in the Paenibacillus sp. JNUCC32 genome:
- a CDS encoding S-layer homology domain-containing protein, with the protein MEYRTKTLGRMVTKADLTLMVHRLFTDFRVDADKKFNIPGVPNGHPSYQIFMDVYGSIPSAPNGLIGAADRINYNDETFKYIPEKVLTRWDLLITLNTLFDDIGYSLELSDAEEMARLRAIKDLPKRYFNTYKDYDKWKYAYQPLAPEIGLMQDKKYGPSLASDLDYVKAYALLGFAEAGIMKPDAKGYFRPNQKVTLAETAVVLHRIYDYFDGGSYVREPSPDDLIPNGTRNFIYAGSPSGHGQSPVYDFALVNSDALPVFYLALKASEKIDLQINVNGEPSYYTYEQLSDPKQPVRIPLNGAYYAEFIPIIRSKGQKATGENNNIEVMYYYADTFQDFTQAVWYEPNLQLK; encoded by the coding sequence ATGGAGTATCGGACAAAAACGTTAGGCAGGATGGTGACCAAAGCCGATCTTACCCTTATGGTTCACCGGCTGTTTACCGATTTTCGAGTCGATGCCGATAAGAAGTTCAACATTCCCGGCGTCCCTAACGGGCACCCATCCTACCAGATTTTTATGGATGTTTATGGCAGCATACCTTCAGCGCCGAACGGTTTAATCGGAGCCGCAGACAGAATCAATTACAACGATGAAACCTTCAAGTATATACCGGAGAAAGTGTTAACACGCTGGGACTTGTTGATTACGCTGAATACGCTGTTCGATGATATTGGTTATTCCTTGGAGTTATCGGACGCTGAGGAAATGGCGAGATTGCGGGCGATTAAAGACCTGCCCAAAAGATATTTCAATACCTACAAGGATTATGACAAATGGAAGTATGCCTATCAGCCACTGGCACCCGAAATCGGATTGATGCAAGACAAAAAATACGGGCCTTCCTTAGCCTCCGATCTGGATTACGTCAAAGCCTATGCACTGCTCGGCTTTGCCGAGGCCGGCATCATGAAACCCGACGCCAAAGGCTATTTTCGCCCGAATCAAAAGGTAACGTTAGCCGAAACGGCGGTCGTCCTGCATCGAATTTACGACTATTTTGATGGTGGCAGCTATGTCCGGGAACCATCGCCTGATGATCTCATTCCGAATGGCACAAGAAACTTTATCTATGCGGGTTCCCCATCAGGACACGGACAAAGTCCGGTTTATGACTTTGCTTTGGTGAATTCCGATGCCCTGCCGGTATTCTATCTGGCCTTGAAGGCTTCGGAGAAAATCGACCTGCAGATCAACGTGAACGGGGAGCCATCCTATTATACTTACGAGCAGTTGAGCGACCCTAAGCAGCCTGTTCGAATCCCCTTGAATGGCGCATACTATGCGGAATTCATCCCCATTATCCGAAGCAAGGGTCAAAAAGCAACCGGCGAAAATAACAACATTGAAGTTATGTATTATTACGCTGATACGTTCCAGGACTTTACCCAAGCCGTATGGTATGAACCCAATCTCCAATTAAAATGA
- a CDS encoding class I SAM-dependent methyltransferase: MGIDWYDMIARRNGGYRGRAVCTVVGRSAEEVFEERLVEMLPQYHSVLDAGCGHGEFTLRMSRHAEKIIGFDNSAEMIRISQSLLESSGTRNVEFVFATTKTQMPFQDGQFDLIYDRRGPTSILEHPRILASGGTIFGIHTDVTHVRRRLSENGYMNVEIEEYNEAIMYFPNAHEFALNLSDTPGNPDYTLPEMKGELEARIRENQIDGRLGVREHKYIWKAMKA; this comes from the coding sequence ATGGGAATCGACTGGTATGACATGATCGCGCGCAGGAATGGCGGTTATAGAGGAAGAGCGGTGTGTACCGTAGTCGGAAGATCGGCGGAAGAAGTGTTTGAGGAGCGGCTGGTGGAGATGCTGCCGCAGTATCATTCCGTGCTGGACGCAGGCTGCGGGCATGGTGAGTTCACGCTTCGGATGTCCAGACATGCTGAGAAAATCATTGGCTTTGACAATTCCGCGGAGATGATTCGAATCTCCCAATCCTTGCTCGAGAGCAGCGGAACCCGGAATGTGGAATTCGTGTTTGCCACGACGAAGACACAGATGCCTTTTCAAGACGGGCAATTCGACCTTATCTATGACCGCAGAGGACCTACCTCTATCCTGGAACATCCCAGGATATTAGCTTCAGGCGGCACCATCTTCGGGATACATACCGATGTGACTCACGTTCGAAGGCGATTGTCGGAGAATGGCTACATGAATGTCGAGATTGAGGAGTATAATGAAGCGATTATGTACTTCCCGAATGCCCACGAATTTGCATTAAACCTGTCGGATACGCCAGGCAATCCCGATTATACTTTACCGGAAATGAAGGGTGAGCTCGAGGCCAGGATACGGGAGAACCAGATCGACGGCCGGCTTGGAGTCCGCGAGCACAAATATATCTGGAAAGCGATGAAGGCGTGA
- a CDS encoding DinB family protein, which translates to MDHEFNRKWLEDKFENIRSRILKALVQLNDEQVNWRPNHSSLSISTLIRHIEGNIQERVMKGILQQDVAPRNREQELSQVFVSRDDLIQIVKNRFQFLIDTVKSMSSQDFEQVQSVRGKERSNLDILHQCATHYSEHMGQIFYIAKQCLTVQYKTTSI; encoded by the coding sequence ATGGATCATGAGTTCAACCGGAAGTGGCTGGAGGACAAATTTGAAAACATCCGCAGCCGTATCTTGAAAGCGTTGGTGCAGTTAAACGATGAGCAAGTGAATTGGCGGCCCAATCATTCCAGTCTGAGCATATCTACGTTGATCAGGCACATCGAAGGCAACATTCAAGAACGGGTCATGAAAGGGATATTGCAACAAGACGTTGCCCCGCGAAACCGGGAGCAGGAGTTGTCCCAGGTATTTGTCAGCAGGGATGATCTGATCCAGATTGTGAAGAATCGGTTCCAGTTCCTGATCGATACGGTAAAATCCATGTCGAGTCAGGACTTTGAACAGGTTCAATCGGTCCGGGGAAAAGAACGGAGCAATCTCGACATCCTGCATCAGTGCGCTACGCATTATTCGGAGCATATGGGTCAAATTTTTTATATCGCCAAGCAGTGTTTGACGGTTCAATATAAAACCACATCGATCTAA
- a CDS encoding acetamidase/formamidase family protein, whose amino-acid sequence MSSGKRNTRFHSITAALCTISLFAAVPAQAAALDSFPILQSTSNEQLGADYYIPSTVENISWGYLPNRDSKSIMTVTSGSTVTFDTLSHEGILEDQGRDPEKYFASFGIRPDQVLDDAKAVAASELQHDFDNDGPHVVTGPIGIQGAEPGDVLKVEVLSLTPRVPYGVISNRHYKGALPGEYPENEGRKEGASAANPELYQNISKFTPVEEINGKLYGVLPVEQGGHVRFPLKPFMGLMGVAPDTSEKVSSVPPIETGGNIDINELGVGSTLYLPIQVKGGLFYTGDPHFAQGDGEVALTAMEASLRGTFRLTVLKAGDPSLPRTELKQPFAETEDYWIPVGLDPDLDEAMKEAVREALGFLNEKLGMDRATAYAYMSAATDYEVSQVVDKTKGIHALIHKRHFINNLKLSIAINGSALGSSIIGDEFYVPLRPLAEGLGYEVEWDPKRHAALATAPGKNLTVPIGQSIYEMDGKAVYNSEAAIMKNGITMIPIKTIPALFGAHVNWTTSGNVLKASVTPSLN is encoded by the coding sequence ATGTCGTCAGGGAAAAGAAATACTCGCTTTCATTCCATCACCGCAGCTTTATGTACGATTTCCTTGTTCGCCGCTGTACCCGCGCAAGCCGCTGCCCTCGATTCGTTTCCCATCCTGCAATCCACCAGCAATGAGCAACTCGGAGCCGATTATTATATCCCCAGCACCGTAGAGAATATCAGTTGGGGGTATTTACCGAATCGGGACAGCAAATCCATCATGACCGTCACCTCCGGCAGCACCGTCACGTTTGATACGCTATCCCATGAAGGCATCCTTGAAGACCAGGGAAGGGATCCGGAGAAGTACTTTGCTTCCTTCGGCATCCGGCCGGATCAAGTGCTAGATGACGCTAAAGCGGTTGCTGCCTCTGAGCTGCAGCATGATTTTGACAACGATGGACCGCATGTCGTTACGGGACCGATCGGAATCCAGGGAGCAGAACCTGGAGACGTGTTGAAGGTCGAGGTTCTTTCTCTCACCCCCCGGGTACCCTACGGCGTCATATCCAACCGGCATTATAAGGGTGCCCTTCCCGGCGAATATCCCGAGAATGAAGGGCGCAAGGAAGGAGCAAGCGCAGCAAATCCGGAGTTATACCAAAATATTTCCAAATTCACGCCGGTAGAAGAAATCAACGGTAAACTCTATGGCGTGCTTCCCGTTGAACAGGGCGGGCATGTCCGCTTCCCGCTCAAGCCTTTTATGGGACTTATGGGCGTCGCACCGGATACCAGTGAAAAAGTTAGCAGCGTCCCGCCGATCGAAACCGGAGGCAATATCGATATCAATGAGCTTGGCGTCGGATCTACGCTGTATCTTCCGATTCAGGTGAAAGGCGGACTCTTCTATACCGGCGATCCTCATTTTGCACAGGGAGACGGCGAGGTTGCCTTGACCGCAATGGAGGCCTCCCTTCGCGGCACCTTCCGGTTGACGGTGCTGAAAGCTGGCGATCCATCCTTGCCGCGTACAGAGCTCAAGCAGCCTTTTGCCGAAACGGAGGATTACTGGATTCCCGTCGGTCTCGATCCCGATCTGGATGAAGCCATGAAGGAAGCGGTGCGCGAAGCCCTTGGCTTCTTGAATGAGAAGCTGGGCATGGATCGCGCAACGGCTTACGCTTACATGAGTGCCGCTACGGACTACGAGGTCTCCCAAGTAGTGGACAAAACCAAAGGTATACATGCGTTGATTCATAAGCGGCATTTTATCAACAATCTTAAGCTGTCGATCGCCATCAACGGTTCGGCCCTGGGCTCCTCCATCATCGGGGATGAATTCTATGTTCCCCTCCGTCCGCTCGCTGAAGGTTTGGGATATGAAGTGGAGTGGGACCCTAAACGGCATGCGGCCTTAGCAACCGCCCCGGGCAAAAACTTAACCGTCCCGATCGGACAGTCAATCTATGAAATGGATGGCAAGGCGGTGTACAACAGCGAAGCGGCCATCATGAAGAATGGCATAACCATGATTCCCATCAAAACAATCCCTGCTCTGTTCGGAGCCCATGTGAACTGGACCACCAGCGGGAATGTGCTGAAAGCCAGCGTAACGCCTTCCCTGAATTAA
- a CDS encoding endonuclease/exonuclease/phosphatase family protein: MRIPKITSLFMMLTFLTTASLSASGEMGSTAEASSGPLKVMSFNLRYAANDSQPWENRRPVTRNLILEHQPDVIGTQEGLHRQIVDLENDLPGYDRIGVGREGGSLGEYMAIFYNTERLRPLEQSHFWLSDTPQTISSASWGNQIPRMATWVRFQDLRNGKTFYMVNTHLDHQSEVSRQKSAALIVDKMKAFDPDIPVVITGDFNTLPGSDTYSIFTSNGLSDAHVTAKKRTNDDLGTYHNYKDPTGGGSGNRIDWILHGQGWNVLHSEIINYKEDDQYPSDHYPVMMEGTLQQSNKTIGETVPKQPLTTALHITEVVANSNEQGNYNYVEIYNPTNREIDLEGYQIYYYYDPALPFDKSKSNRWTITKDRYSTNTLIGPNETKVVWIKKQPCCYDLSLEQFLANYHADGDELLPSQMLAVFTPGNNQGLNGTSTSGRSLGISSPSGTHLVGVQFNNGQLDAGVNESITYQEPAPLMSIMQKKDTFQRPSPGKP; the protein is encoded by the coding sequence ATGAGAATCCCCAAAATCACCAGCCTGTTCATGATGCTTACATTTCTGACGACGGCATCGCTATCCGCTTCCGGCGAAATGGGAAGCACCGCGGAAGCATCGTCCGGTCCTTTAAAGGTTATGAGCTTCAACCTGCGGTATGCCGCCAATGACAGTCAGCCATGGGAGAACCGCCGCCCAGTCACCAGAAACCTCATCCTGGAGCATCAGCCGGACGTCATTGGAACGCAGGAAGGACTTCACCGGCAAATCGTGGATCTGGAGAATGATCTGCCGGGATATGATCGGATCGGAGTCGGACGTGAAGGAGGGAGCCTAGGGGAATATATGGCGATTTTTTATAATACGGAACGGCTGAGGCCACTGGAGCAGTCTCACTTTTGGCTGTCCGATACGCCCCAGACGATCAGCTCGGCCAGCTGGGGCAACCAAATTCCGCGGATGGCAACCTGGGTTCGCTTTCAGGATCTTCGAAACGGCAAAACCTTCTATATGGTGAACACGCATCTGGATCATCAATCCGAGGTTTCCCGGCAGAAGAGTGCGGCACTTATCGTTGATAAGATGAAGGCATTTGACCCGGATATCCCCGTTGTAATCACCGGCGATTTCAACACGCTTCCGGGGAGCGATACGTATTCGATTTTTACAAGCAACGGGTTGTCGGATGCGCATGTCACGGCCAAGAAGCGAACCAACGATGATCTGGGAACCTACCATAACTACAAGGACCCTACGGGCGGCGGCAGCGGAAACCGGATCGACTGGATTCTGCACGGCCAAGGTTGGAATGTCCTGCACAGCGAGATTATCAACTACAAGGAAGACGACCAATACCCTAGCGATCATTATCCCGTCATGATGGAGGGCACCCTGCAACAATCCAACAAAACCATCGGAGAAACGGTGCCCAAGCAGCCCTTGACCACGGCTCTGCATATCACCGAAGTGGTCGCCAACTCGAACGAGCAAGGGAATTACAATTATGTGGAGATCTATAACCCCACGAACCGGGAAATCGACCTGGAAGGGTATCAAATCTACTATTATTACGACCCTGCCCTTCCGTTCGACAAATCCAAGTCCAACCGCTGGACCATTACGAAGGATCGCTACAGCACCAACACCCTTATCGGCCCGAATGAAACCAAGGTGGTCTGGATCAAGAAGCAGCCTTGCTGTTATGACCTGAGCTTGGAGCAGTTCCTTGCCAACTATCATGCCGATGGGGATGAGCTCTTACCGTCTCAGATGCTTGCCGTCTTCACGCCGGGCAACAATCAGGGCCTGAACGGAACCTCCACCAGCGGACGTTCCTTGGGTATTTCATCGCCATCCGGCACGCATCTCGTAGGGGTCCAGTTTAATAACGGACAGCTGGATGCCGGTGTGAACGAATCGATCACCTATCAGGAGCCTGCGCCGCTGATGAGCATTATGCAGAAAAAAGACACATTTCAGCGCCCTTCCCCTGGTAAGCCGTAA
- a CDS encoding class I SAM-dependent methyltransferase: MSGYVNIDVPIELLFTDLITEERKKDIPNYTDSWYEHHKLSADMPIMRFDSHKSLYRYFMNEQASPSKYLDWYKKIFLTRGIDPPLQDEEVLSFRKNQYHMMKVDLSSNSAFFHQDPPLVKFNRAGGYFNLRDGHHRSTFLYCQGKRSMKVKMSSEDYMDWMNIEGLSEVADSFQRYQRSLIYTPILHPSYLHLKSERDQAYPTRLDVIMDFLGTRSLLGTKVIDIGCNIGYYARHFARQGAHVTGLEPLAEHYDLALRLNRLERVNFDLLPDRFESSSRLQRYEIGLLLTVFYHHMGDQDIRNAFMRKINQCITDMLFWESGGEPETEKSLLLQNTHFTRYVKLAVTSGTGKVRELGVFLKT, from the coding sequence ATGTCCGGGTATGTAAATATTGATGTCCCGATCGAACTGCTGTTCACGGATCTGATTACGGAGGAAAGAAAAAAAGATATTCCCAACTACACCGATAGCTGGTACGAACATCATAAGCTTTCCGCTGATATGCCGATCATGCGTTTTGATTCGCACAAGAGCCTGTACCGATATTTCATGAACGAACAAGCCAGCCCGTCCAAGTACCTGGATTGGTATAAGAAGATCTTTCTCACCAGGGGAATCGACCCGCCTTTACAGGATGAAGAGGTCCTCTCCTTTAGGAAAAATCAGTATCACATGATGAAGGTGGATCTGTCGTCCAATAGCGCTTTTTTTCACCAAGACCCGCCTTTGGTGAAATTTAATCGCGCAGGAGGTTATTTTAACCTGAGGGACGGACATCACAGGTCGACTTTTTTGTATTGCCAAGGTAAACGGAGCATGAAAGTCAAAATGTCCAGCGAAGATTATATGGACTGGATGAATATCGAAGGGCTGTCAGAGGTTGCCGATTCTTTTCAGAGATATCAACGGAGCCTTATTTATACCCCCATACTGCACCCTTCCTATCTTCATTTGAAGAGCGAGCGCGATCAAGCCTATCCGACAAGACTTGATGTCATTATGGATTTCTTGGGTACACGTTCTCTTCTCGGCACGAAAGTGATCGATATCGGCTGCAATATCGGATATTACGCGCGGCATTTCGCCCGCCAAGGTGCGCACGTGACCGGACTGGAGCCGCTGGCTGAGCATTATGATCTGGCTTTGCGGCTGAATCGGCTGGAAAGGGTGAACTTTGACCTGCTTCCGGACCGCTTCGAATCTTCATCAAGACTTCAGCGGTATGAGATCGGCCTCCTGTTAACCGTTTTTTATCATCATATGGGAGACCAAGATATCCGTAACGCTTTTATGCGGAAAATCAATCAATGCATTACCGATATGCTCTTCTGGGAATCAGGCGGCGAGCCGGAAACGGAAAAATCGTTGCTGCTGCAAAATACGCATTTCACCAGGTATGTGAAGCTGGCGGTCACATCGGGCACAGGGAAAGTAAGGGAACTCGGCGTATTCTTAAAAACCTGA
- a CDS encoding NUDIX domain-containing protein, with translation MTENGIVLVVSVTLVQGDQVFIIQENKPSVRDTWNFPGGRIEPGETMFEAAIREVKEETGYEVQLTGTTGVYQFISSLNYHVVMFHFTGIVTGGSLELGADEIKDCRWVTLPDIFADDSMIFRDAEVMRRIVESLEKGVQHPLALFHPS, from the coding sequence ATGACGGAAAATGGGATCGTGCTTGTGGTCAGCGTTACCCTCGTACAGGGAGATCAAGTGTTTATTATCCAAGAAAATAAACCTTCGGTTCGGGATACCTGGAACTTCCCGGGAGGGCGCATCGAGCCTGGGGAAACGATGTTTGAGGCGGCTATTAGAGAAGTGAAGGAAGAAACAGGGTATGAAGTACAACTGACGGGCACAACAGGGGTTTATCAGTTCATCAGCAGTTTGAATTACCATGTCGTCATGTTTCATTTTACCGGAATCGTGACGGGGGGATCGCTTGAGTTGGGAGCTGACGAGATCAAGGATTGCCGCTGGGTCACGCTGCCTGATATCTTCGCGGATGACAGCATGATATTCCGGGATGCCGAAGTTATGAGGCGGATTGTGGAGAGCCTCGAAAAAGGCGTACAGCACCCGCTTGCGCTGTTTCATCCGTCTTAA
- a CDS encoding YfiT family bacillithiol transferase, with protein MVVSIRYPLGSFEPLVEPTLEDRQKFMQQIPSIVPTLRQIIMKCPLSQLHMPYREGGWSIQQIVHHLADNDMNAYLRFKRALTEDEPLASSYREDLWAELSDYTEVPVENSLSLLETLHFRFLILLKDLHPEDFKRTMRTQVLGNFTLDIALQRFVWHNQHHIAQIRSIANLETVKLHKE; from the coding sequence GTGGTGGTCAGCATCCGTTATCCCCTGGGCTCCTTTGAGCCATTGGTGGAGCCAACTTTGGAGGACAGACAGAAGTTTATGCAGCAGATCCCTTCAATCGTACCGACGCTTCGGCAAATCATCATGAAGTGTCCTCTTTCCCAGCTGCACATGCCATACCGTGAAGGTGGCTGGAGCATTCAGCAAATCGTGCACCACCTCGCCGATAACGACATGAACGCTTACTTGCGATTCAAACGGGCATTGACCGAGGATGAGCCGCTGGCAAGCTCGTACCGGGAGGATTTATGGGCTGAGCTGAGCGATTACACGGAAGTTCCCGTGGAGAACTCGCTCTCGCTTCTGGAAACACTCCATTTTCGTTTTCTTATCTTGCTTAAGGATCTACATCCCGAGGATTTCAAAAGAACCATGAGAACCCAAGTGCTCGGCAACTTTACCCTGGACATCGCCTTGCAGCGATTCGTATGGCACAACCAGCATCATATCGCACAGATTAGATCCATAGCGAACCTCGAAACTGTGAAGTTACATAAGGAGTGA
- a CDS encoding NUDIX domain-containing protein has product MGMSDYYKDLRDKIGDQLIFMPSVAGIIRNDQDDILFGRKHQEELWGLVAGAIELGESPAEAMIREAKEETGLDINPERIIGVYGGKERRYTYSNGHQVEYLTIVFECSVVSGELDPENDEFAELAFYPEDQRPQTALKYPEPIFIKGNGERAHF; this is encoded by the coding sequence ATGGGAATGTCGGATTACTATAAAGATTTGAGAGACAAGATCGGAGATCAGCTGATATTCATGCCGTCCGTTGCAGGCATTATCCGAAATGATCAGGATGATATTTTGTTCGGAAGAAAGCATCAGGAAGAATTATGGGGCCTTGTAGCAGGTGCCATCGAGCTGGGTGAGTCGCCGGCGGAGGCGATGATTCGCGAGGCGAAGGAAGAGACGGGGCTTGATATCAATCCTGAGCGAATCATTGGGGTGTATGGCGGAAAAGAACGCCGATATACATACAGCAATGGGCACCAAGTGGAGTACCTGACCATTGTGTTCGAGTGCAGCGTTGTGAGCGGTGAGCTGGACCCGGAGAATGACGAGTTTGCGGAGCTGGCGTTCTATCCGGAGGATCAGCGGCCACAGACGGCTTTGAAATATCCGGAACCTATCTTCATCAAGGGAAATGGAGAGAGAGCCCATTTTTAA
- a CDS encoding HAD family hydrolase, whose amino-acid sequence MTVKSIIFDLDETLTDRRAAINTFIKRLIARYFPDSDEAAQMMIANRFKEADHYGYRDKREVYEMLVEQLPWVNPPKADEYLSFFRREIASCIQPMDQLVSVLRELKTWGLKLGIITNGTVQVQEGKIHQLGIREYFDSIVISEEAGVKKPDPAIFTRALSRLHATPSETWYVGDHPHNDVIGAAQCGIKAIWYTRDGRWDDSLDVKPYRTIHKLEQLIPIYAEQHEGKCIR is encoded by the coding sequence ATGACAGTAAAATCGATCATCTTCGATCTGGATGAGACATTAACGGACAGAAGGGCAGCGATTAACACGTTCATCAAGCGATTGATTGCCAGGTACTTTCCCGACTCCGATGAAGCTGCCCAAATGATGATAGCCAATCGATTCAAGGAAGCGGATCATTACGGCTATCGGGATAAGCGCGAAGTGTATGAGATGCTGGTCGAGCAGCTTCCGTGGGTGAATCCCCCGAAGGCGGATGAATACCTGTCATTTTTCAGACGGGAAATCGCCAGTTGTATCCAGCCGATGGATCAGCTGGTTTCCGTCCTGCGCGAGTTGAAGACTTGGGGACTTAAGCTTGGCATTATCACCAATGGAACCGTTCAAGTCCAAGAGGGCAAGATCCATCAGCTGGGGATTCGGGAATACTTCGATTCTATCGTGATCTCCGAAGAGGCTGGCGTCAAAAAGCCGGATCCGGCAATCTTTACGAGAGCTCTGAGCCGACTTCACGCGACGCCATCAGAAACATGGTACGTCGGAGACCATCCGCATAACGATGTAATCGGGGCCGCACAATGCGGTATCAAAGCCATCTGGTATACAAGAGACGGGAGATGGGACGACTCTTTGGACGTGAAGCCATACAGGACCATACATAAGCTGGAACAATTGATTCCTATCTATGCCGAACAGCATGAAGGCAAGTGCATAAGATAA
- a CDS encoding alpha/beta fold hydrolase: MQALKRFKSNHGQKLVYASYDRLLSAWTVPYEQHNISTSYGMTHVITVGSSDLPPLLLLHGTGDNVAMMWIYNVEELSRNFHIIAVDNIGGSGKSEPNDKYAREFNQATWLDEVLEAMNVDAVYIAGVSYGAYLAYHYAIVRPDRVNKIVCLAGSIAGSQFEVMSKMMRAFLPEALFPSERNVRSLLRKLCGTHADAFENNPELMQHWFYLLKYFNNRSMMKHAITIHSPADIQAIRSKSLFVIGERDLLSHYPKAVARLETNGMRYRIVNGAGHAINHEMPELVHEEIIGFCKEA, encoded by the coding sequence GTGCAGGCATTGAAGCGATTCAAAAGCAATCATGGACAAAAGCTCGTCTATGCATCCTACGACCGCCTGCTGTCAGCGTGGACGGTACCGTATGAGCAGCATAATATTTCTACTTCCTACGGTATGACCCACGTTATAACAGTAGGTTCTTCGGATCTTCCTCCGCTGCTGCTACTGCATGGAACGGGCGATAACGTCGCCATGATGTGGATATATAACGTGGAGGAGCTATCCCGTAACTTTCATATCATCGCGGTGGATAATATCGGAGGGTCCGGGAAGAGCGAGCCGAACGACAAGTATGCTCGCGAATTCAATCAGGCAACATGGTTGGACGAGGTCCTTGAGGCAATGAACGTGGACGCTGTCTATATCGCGGGCGTATCCTACGGAGCTTATCTGGCCTATCATTACGCCATCGTCAGACCGGATCGTGTGAACAAGATTGTATGTTTGGCTGGAAGCATTGCCGGAAGCCAGTTTGAAGTGATGAGCAAAATGATGCGGGCTTTTCTGCCGGAAGCCTTATTCCCTTCGGAACGGAATGTGCGTTCATTGCTTCGTAAGCTGTGCGGTACCCATGCAGATGCATTTGAGAACAACCCGGAGCTTATGCAGCACTGGTTCTACTTGCTGAAGTACTTCAACAATCGCTCCATGATGAAGCATGCGATTACGATCCATTCGCCTGCCGACATTCAGGCTATTCGCAGCAAGTCCTTGTTCGTCATTGGCGAGCGGGATTTGCTTAGTCATTATCCGAAAGCGGTTGCCAGATTGGAGACGAACGGGATGCGCTACCGCATCGTTAACGGGGCGGGTCACGCCATTAACCATGAGATGCCGGAGCTCGTTCATGAAGAGATTATAGGCTTTTGCAAGGAAGCTTGA
- a CDS encoding class I SAM-dependent methyltransferase: MSIDEIYDKQAQAYEAMVSRQPDLSELIHRVKPYEGLDVLDLGAGSGRLSMLLAADARSLICTDISQPMLDILDDKCSEALDARNWTTMVADHRNLPVASSSVDLIVSGWSISYLADSSHEEWRENLELVMSELHRVLRPGGTILILETMGTGTETPNPPDFLTGYYAQLEQQYGFSHQWIRTDYVFDTVEEALLNTGFFFGEELTDKIIANQWSTVPECAGVWWKHV, encoded by the coding sequence GTGTCTATTGATGAAATTTACGACAAGCAGGCTCAAGCCTATGAGGCCATGGTTAGCAGACAGCCTGATTTATCTGAACTTATCCATAGGGTCAAACCGTACGAAGGACTGGATGTCCTTGATTTGGGGGCAGGATCAGGCCGATTATCCATGCTGCTTGCCGCCGACGCTAGATCATTGATCTGTACCGACATATCGCAACCCATGCTCGATATTTTGGACGATAAATGCTCTGAAGCTTTAGATGCTCGCAATTGGACCACCATGGTTGCTGATCATCGCAATCTCCCGGTTGCTTCATCGAGTGTAGATCTGATTGTATCGGGCTGGAGCATTAGTTATCTGGCCGATTCCAGCCACGAGGAATGGCGTGAGAATCTTGAACTTGTGATGTCGGAGCTGCATCGAGTTTTGAGACCCGGGGGGACGATCTTGATACTGGAAACGATGGGAACCGGAACGGAGACGCCGAATCCTCCCGACTTCCTAACCGGTTATTACGCTCAATTGGAGCAGCAATACGGATTCAGCCATCAGTGGATTCGGACCGATTATGTTTTTGATACGGTAGAGGAGGCATTGCTAAACACAGGCTTCTTTTTCGGTGAAGAGTTAACGGACAAGATCATAGCGAACCAATGGTCAACGGTGCCGGAGTGCGCGGGGGTTTGGTGGAAGCATGTTTAA